A portion of the Manihot esculenta cultivar AM560-2 chromosome 2, M.esculenta_v8, whole genome shotgun sequence genome contains these proteins:
- the LOC110609733 gene encoding probable LRR receptor-like serine/threonine-protein kinase At1g63430: MKSHTSLQFLFVIYLVISVTCESFPKDEVWALITFKEAIFEDPILVMSNWNAIDADPCEWPGVSCSVARDHVVKINITQSAIKGFLPPELGRITHLQELILHGNKLIGSIPKELGMLKYLEVLDLGVNQLTGPIPPEIANLSSVMRINLQSNGLTGHLPPELGNLKHLEELRLDRNKLQGTVPAGGNSDFPSNVHGKYASSTNSTGLCRATQLKVADLSYNFFVGSIPKCLKYLPNTSFQGNCLQSKDLKQRSFAQCGGAPPAKTHQAFNPKHQPSEDVAKQHQEASKPAWLLALEIVTGTMVGLLFLVAVLTAFQRCNNKSSIIIPWKKSASQNDYTAVYIDSELLKDVVRFSRQDLEVACEDFSNIIGSSPDSLVYKGTMKGGPEIAVISLCIKEEHWTGYLELYFQKEVADLARLNHENTGRLLGYCRESTPFTRMLVFEYASNGTLYEHLHYGEGCQLSWTRRMKIVIGIARGLKYLHTELDQPFTISELNSSSVYLTEDFSPKLVDFESWKSILSRSEKNSGSIGSQGAICVLPNSMEGRHLDVQGNVYAFGVLLLEIISGRPPYCEDKGCLVDWAKDFLELPEVMSYVVDPELKHFTYDDLKVICEVVSLCIQPEPAKRPSMQEVSSMLESKIDTSVSLELKASSLAWAELALSS; the protein is encoded by the exons ATGAAGTCACACACTTCACTGCAATTTCTCTTTGTGATTTATCTGGTTATTTCTGTGACCTGTGAGTCATTTCCGAAAGATGAAG TTTGGGCACTAATAACGTTCAAAGAAGCTATATTTGAAGACCCAATTCTGGTTATGTCCAATTGGAACGCCATAGATGCAGATCCCTGTGAATGGCCTGGTGTTTCTTGTTCTGTTGCTCGTGACCATGTTGTGAAGAT AAACATAACTCAGTCTGCTATCAAGGGATTTCTTCCCCCGGAGTTGGGTCGGATTACACACTTGCAAGAACT AATCTTGCATGGTAATAAGCTGATTGGTTCTATCCCGAAAGAGCTGGGCATGTTGAAGTACCTCGAGGTTTTGGATTTGGGAGTGAATCAACTAACTGGTCCTATTCCTCCAGAAATAGCTAATCTGAGCAGTGTTATGAGaat AAACCTTCAGTCCAATGGGTTAACAGGGCATTTGCCCCCTGAACTTGGCAATTTGAAGCACCTTGAGGAACTTCGGCTGGATCGTAATAAACTTCAAGGAACTGTTCCTGCAGGCGGCAATTCAGATTTCCCATCTAATGTACACGGCAA GTATGCATCAAGCACAAATTCAACTGGCTTGTGTCGGGCAACTCAGTTGAAAGTAGCAGATTTGTCATACAACTTTTTTGTTGGGAGTATACCTAAGTGCTTGAAGTATCTTCCAAA CACAAGCTTTCAAGGGAACTGCCTCCAAAGTAAAGATCTTAAACAGCGTTCATTTGCTCAATGTG GTGGTGCACCACCTGCCAAAACCCATCAAGCATTCAACCCTAAGCACCAGCCTTCTGAAGATGTAGCCAAGCAACATCAGGAGGCATCAAAACCAGCCTGGCTTTTGGCTTTGGAAATTGTAACAGGAACCATGGTGGGATTACTTTTCCTTGTTGCTGTTCTAACTGCTTTCCAGAGATGCAATAACAAATCTTCTATCATAATCCCATGGAAGAAATCAGCAAGCCAGAATGACTATACAGCAGTGTACATAG ATTCTGAGCTATTGAAAGATGTAGTAAGATTCAGCAGACAAGACCTTGAAGTTGCCTGTGAAGACTTCAGCAACATTATTGGTTCTTCTCCAGACAGTCTGGTCTACAAGGGAACAATGAAAGGTGGGCCTGAGATTGCTGTTATATCCCTCTGCATTAAAGAAGAACACTGGACAGGCTATCTTGAGCTCTATTTCCAGAAAGAG GTGGCAGATTTGGCAAGATTAAATCATGAGAATACGGGAAGATTACTTGGCTATTGTAGAGAGAGCACTCCATTTACACGGATGCTGGTTTTTGAATACGCATCAAATGGGACATTGTATGAGCACTTACATT ATGGAGAAGGATGCCAGTTATCTTGGACACGACGAATGAAAATTGTAATAGGCATTGCTCGTGGTCTCAAATATCTTCACACAGAGCTTGATCAGCCATTTACCATATCTGAGCTAAATTCTAGTTCTGTATATCTCACTGAAGATTTTTCTCCCAAG CTGGTTGATTTTGAAAGTTGGAAGAGTATTCTTTCAAGATCAGAAAAGAACTCGGGTTCCATAGGCAGCCAAGGTGCTATTTGTGTACTTCCAAATTCTATGGAGGGACGCCATCTTGATGTCCAAGGCAATGTATATGCGTTTGGCGTGCTTCTACTGGAAATAATCAGCGGGAGACCTCCTTACTGTGAGGACAAAGGATGCTTGGTAGATTGG GCCAAGGACTTTCTTGAATTGCCAGAAGTAATGTCTTATGTGGTGGATCCAGAGTTGAAACATTTCACATATGATGACCTCAAAGTTATATGTGAAGTGGTAAGCCTATGCATCCAGCCGGAACCCGCGAAGCGACCATCGATGCAAGAAGTAAGCAGCATGTTGGAAAGCAAAATTGACACGTCTGTGTCCCTTGAGTTGAAGGCATCTTCTTTAGCATGGGCGGAGCTTGCACTGTCTTCATGA